The following are from one region of the Prionailurus bengalensis isolate Pbe53 chromosome A2, Fcat_Pben_1.1_paternal_pri, whole genome shotgun sequence genome:
- the PIP5K1C gene encoding phosphatidylinositol 4-phosphate 5-kinase type-1 gamma isoform X11 translates to MELEVPDEAESAEAGAVTSEASWASESGAAAGLAQKKMAPSEAPSMTGQLGPGHGKKLGHRGVDASGETTYKKTTSSTLKGAIQLGIGYTVGNLSSKPERDVLMQDFYVVESIFFPSEGSNLTPAHHFQDFRFKTYAPVAFRYFRELFGIRPDDYLYSLCNEPLIELSNPGASGSLFYVTSDDEFIIKTVMHKEAEFLQKLLPGYYMNLNQNPRTLLPKFYGLYCVQSGGKNIRVVVMNNILPRVVKMHLKFDLKGSTYKRRASKKEKEKSIPTYKDLDFIQDMPEGLLLDADTFSALVKTLQRDCLVLESFKIMDYSLLLGVHNIDQQERERQAEGAQSTADEKRPLGQKALYSTAMESIQGGAARGEAIESDDTMGGIPAVNGRGERLLLHIGIIDILQSYRFIKKLEHTWKALVHDGDTVSVHRPSFYAERFFKFMSNTVFRKNSSLKSSPSKKGRGASLAVKPLGPTAAFSASQIPSEREDAQYDLRGARSYPTLEDEGRPDLLPCTPPSFEEATTASIATTLSSTSLSIPERSPSETSEQPRRRTQSSGQDGRSQEETHVEEDLQQVTVQVESACSVEIVVPKEEDAGVEASPACASAAAEAETASQASEPASQASDEEDTPATDIYFPADERSWVYSPLHYSAQVHPASDGESDT, encoded by the exons GCTTGGCCCAGAAGAAGATGGCCCCGTCGGAG gCCCCGTCGATGACTGGACAGCTGGGCCCCGGCCACGGGAAGAAGTTGGGTCATCGGGGCGTGGACGCATCTGGCGAAACCACCTACAAGAAG ACCACGTCCTCCACCCTGAAGGGGGCCATCCAGCTGGGCATCGGCTACACCGTGGGCAACCTGAGCTCCAAGCCAGAGCGTGACGTGCTCATGCAGGACTTCTACGTCGTGGAGAGCATCTTCTTCCCCAG TGAAGGCAGCAACCTCACCCCCGCCCACCACTTCCAGGACTTCAGGTTCAAGACCTACGCACCTGTCGCCTTCCGCTACTTCCGGGAACTCTTCGGGATCCGACCGGATGATTACTTG TACTCGCTGTGCAACGAGCCACTGATCGAGCTGTCCAACCCCGGCGCCAGCGGCTCCCTGTTCTACGTCACCAGTGACGACGAGTTCATCATCAAGACGGTGATGCACAAGGAGGCCGAGTTCCTGCAGAAGCTGTTACCCGGCTACTACATG AACCTCAACCAGAACCCGCGGACGCTGCTGCCCAAGTTTTACGGGCTGTACTGCGTGCAGTCGGGCGGCAAGAACATCCGCGTGGTGGTCATGAACAACATCCTGCCGCGCGTTGTCAAGATGCACCTCAAGTTCGACCTCAAGGGCTCCACGTACAAGCGGCGGGCCagcaagaaggagaaggagaagagcatTCCCACCTACAAGGACCTGGACTTCATCCAGGACATGCCCGAGGGGCTCCTGCTGGACGCAGACACCTTCTCCGCCCTTGTCAAGACGCTGCAACGGGACTGCCTG GTGCTGGAGAGCTTCAAGATCATGGACTACAGCCTGCTCCTGGGCGTGCACAACATCGACCAGCAGGAGCGGGAGCGGCAGGCCGAGGGCGCCCAGAGCACCGCGGACGAGAAGCGGCCGCTGGGCCAGAAGGCCCTCTACTCCACGGCCATGGAGTCCATCCAGGGCGGGGCCGCGCGCGGGGAGGCCATCGAGTCGGACGACAC GATGGGCGGGATTCCCGCCGTGAACGGCCGAGGGGAGCGCCTCTTGCTGCATATTGGCATCATTGACATTCTGCAGTCGTACAG GTTCATCAAGAAGCTGGAACACACCTGGAAGGCTCTTGTCCACGACGGG GACACCGTCTCTGTCCACCGGCCCAGCTTCTATGCAGAGCGCTTCTTCAAGTTCATGAGCAACACGGTCTTCCGGAAGAACTCCt CCCTGAAGTCCTCCCCGTCCAAGAAGGGCCGTGGTGCGTCATTGGCTGTCAAGCCCCTGGGGCCCACGGCCGCCTTCTCGGCCAGCCAGATCCCCAGCGAGCGGGAAGATGCCCAGTATGACCTTCGGGGGGCCCGCAGCTACCCCACGCTGGAGGACGAAG GCCGGCCCGACCTCCTGCCCTGCACGCCGCCATCCTTTGAGGAGGCCACCACCGCCTCCATCGCCACAACCCTGTCTTCCACGTCCCTCTCCATCCCAGAGCGATCTCCCTCGGAGACCTCAGAGCAGCCACG GCGGCGCACACAGTCTTCCGGACAGGATGGCCG GTCCCAAGAGGAGACACACGTGGAGGAGGACCTGCAGCAGGTCACGGTGCAGGTGGAGTCCGCGTGCAGCGTGGAGATCGTGGTCCCCAAGGAGGAAGACGCGGG GGTGGAGGCTTCCCCAGCCTGCGCCTCTGCTGCTGCCGAAGCAGAAACGGCCAGCCAGGCCTCGGAGCCCGCCAGCCAGGCCTCGGATGAGGAGGACACGCCCGCCACTGACATCTACTTT CCCGCCGACGAGAGGAGCTGGGTGTACTCCCCGCTGCACTATAGCGCGCAGGTCCACCCAGCCTCCGACGGCGAGAGCGACACA TAA
- the PIP5K1C gene encoding phosphatidylinositol 4-phosphate 5-kinase type-1 gamma isoform X1 gives MELEVPDEAESAEAGAVTSEASWASESGAAAGLAQKKMAPSEAPSMTGQLGPGHGKKLGHRGVDASGETTYKKTTSSTLKGAIQLGIGYTVGNLSSKPERDVLMQDFYVVESIFFPSEGSNLTPAHHFQDFRFKTYAPVAFRYFRELFGIRPDDYLDADSDLFQSCPLDAGRVGVSDPPAHSLPPQYSLCNEPLIELSNPGASGSLFYVTSDDEFIIKTVMHKEAEFLQKLLPGYYMNLNQNPRTLLPKFYGLYCVQSGGKNIRVVVMNNILPRVVKMHLKFDLKGSTYKRRASKKEKEKSIPTYKDLDFIQDMPEGLLLDADTFSALVKTLQRDCLVLESFKIMDYSLLLGVHNIDQQERERQAEGAQSTADEKRPLGQKALYSTAMESIQGGAARGEAIESDDTMGGIPAVNGRGERLLLHIGIIDILQSYRFIKKLEHTWKALVHDGDTVSVHRPSFYAERFFKFMSNTVFRKNSSLKSSPSKKGRGASLAVKPLGPTAAFSASQIPSEREDAQYDLRGARSYPTLEDEGAHSLLPTGRPDLLPCTPPSFEEATTASIATTLSSTSLSIPERSPSETSEQPRYRRRTQSSGQDGRSQEETHVEEDLQQVTVQVESACSVEIVVPKEEDAGVEASPACASAAAEAETASQASEPASQASDEEDTPATDIYFFTDGRYWIYSPRHRRLRAVTLSSSGTPADERSWVYSPLHYSAQVHPASDGESDT, from the exons GCTTGGCCCAGAAGAAGATGGCCCCGTCGGAG gCCCCGTCGATGACTGGACAGCTGGGCCCCGGCCACGGGAAGAAGTTGGGTCATCGGGGCGTGGACGCATCTGGCGAAACCACCTACAAGAAG ACCACGTCCTCCACCCTGAAGGGGGCCATCCAGCTGGGCATCGGCTACACCGTGGGCAACCTGAGCTCCAAGCCAGAGCGTGACGTGCTCATGCAGGACTTCTACGTCGTGGAGAGCATCTTCTTCCCCAG TGAAGGCAGCAACCTCACCCCCGCCCACCACTTCCAGGACTTCAGGTTCAAGACCTACGCACCTGTCGCCTTCCGCTACTTCCGGGAACTCTTCGGGATCCGACCGGATGATTACTTG gaTGCTGACAGTGACCTGTTCCAGAGCTGTCCGCTAGACGCTGGGCGTGTGGGTGTCAGCGACCCACCTGCCCACTCACTGCCCCCCCAGTACTCGCTGTGCAACGAGCCACTGATCGAGCTGTCCAACCCCGGCGCCAGCGGCTCCCTGTTCTACGTCACCAGTGACGACGAGTTCATCATCAAGACGGTGATGCACAAGGAGGCCGAGTTCCTGCAGAAGCTGTTACCCGGCTACTACATG AACCTCAACCAGAACCCGCGGACGCTGCTGCCCAAGTTTTACGGGCTGTACTGCGTGCAGTCGGGCGGCAAGAACATCCGCGTGGTGGTCATGAACAACATCCTGCCGCGCGTTGTCAAGATGCACCTCAAGTTCGACCTCAAGGGCTCCACGTACAAGCGGCGGGCCagcaagaaggagaaggagaagagcatTCCCACCTACAAGGACCTGGACTTCATCCAGGACATGCCCGAGGGGCTCCTGCTGGACGCAGACACCTTCTCCGCCCTTGTCAAGACGCTGCAACGGGACTGCCTG GTGCTGGAGAGCTTCAAGATCATGGACTACAGCCTGCTCCTGGGCGTGCACAACATCGACCAGCAGGAGCGGGAGCGGCAGGCCGAGGGCGCCCAGAGCACCGCGGACGAGAAGCGGCCGCTGGGCCAGAAGGCCCTCTACTCCACGGCCATGGAGTCCATCCAGGGCGGGGCCGCGCGCGGGGAGGCCATCGAGTCGGACGACAC GATGGGCGGGATTCCCGCCGTGAACGGCCGAGGGGAGCGCCTCTTGCTGCATATTGGCATCATTGACATTCTGCAGTCGTACAG GTTCATCAAGAAGCTGGAACACACCTGGAAGGCTCTTGTCCACGACGGG GACACCGTCTCTGTCCACCGGCCCAGCTTCTATGCAGAGCGCTTCTTCAAGTTCATGAGCAACACGGTCTTCCGGAAGAACTCCt CCCTGAAGTCCTCCCCGTCCAAGAAGGGCCGTGGTGCGTCATTGGCTGTCAAGCCCCTGGGGCCCACGGCCGCCTTCTCGGCCAGCCAGATCCCCAGCGAGCGGGAAGATGCCCAGTATGACCTTCGGGGGGCCCGCAGCTACCCCACGCTGGAGGACGAAG GCGCCCACAGCCTCCTCCCCACAGGCCGGCCCGACCTCCTGCCCTGCACGCCGCCATCCTTTGAGGAGGCCACCACCGCCTCCATCGCCACAACCCTGTCTTCCACGTCCCTCTCCATCCCAGAGCGATCTCCCTCGGAGACCTCAGAGCAGCCACGGTACCG GCGGCGCACACAGTCTTCCGGACAGGATGGCCG GTCCCAAGAGGAGACACACGTGGAGGAGGACCTGCAGCAGGTCACGGTGCAGGTGGAGTCCGCGTGCAGCGTGGAGATCGTGGTCCCCAAGGAGGAAGACGCGGG GGTGGAGGCTTCCCCAGCCTGCGCCTCTGCTGCTGCCGAAGCAGAAACGGCCAGCCAGGCCTCGGAGCCCGCCAGCCAGGCCTCGGATGAGGAGGACACGCCCGCCACTGACATCTACTTT TTCACCGATGGGAGGTACTGGATTTACTCTCCCCGGCATCGCCGACTGCGGGCCGTGACGCTGAGCTCCTCAGGGACT CCCGCCGACGAGAGGAGCTGGGTGTACTCCCCGCTGCACTATAGCGCGCAGGTCCACCCAGCCTCCGACGGCGAGAGCGACACA TAA
- the PIP5K1C gene encoding phosphatidylinositol 4-phosphate 5-kinase type-1 gamma isoform X5, giving the protein MELEVPDEAESAEAGAVTSEASWASESGAAAGLAQKKMAPSEAPSMTGQLGPGHGKKLGHRGVDASGETTYKKTTSSTLKGAIQLGIGYTVGNLSSKPERDVLMQDFYVVESIFFPSEGSNLTPAHHFQDFRFKTYAPVAFRYFRELFGIRPDDYLYSLCNEPLIELSNPGASGSLFYVTSDDEFIIKTVMHKEAEFLQKLLPGYYMNLNQNPRTLLPKFYGLYCVQSGGKNIRVVVMNNILPRVVKMHLKFDLKGSTYKRRASKKEKEKSIPTYKDLDFIQDMPEGLLLDADTFSALVKTLQRDCLVLESFKIMDYSLLLGVHNIDQQERERQAEGAQSTADEKRPLGQKALYSTAMESIQGGAARGEAIESDDTMGGIPAVNGRGERLLLHIGIIDILQSYRFIKKLEHTWKALVHDGDTVSVHRPSFYAERFFKFMSNTVFRKNSSLKSSPSKKGRGASLAVKPLGPTAAFSASQIPSEREDAQYDLRGARSYPTLEDEGAHSLLPTGRPDLLPCTPPSFEEATTASIATTLSSTSLSIPERSPSETSEQPRYRRRTQSSGQDGRSQEETHVEEDLQQVTVQVESACSVEIVVPKEEDAGVEASPACASAAAEAETASQASEPASQASDEEDTPATDIYFFTDGRYWIYSPRHRRLRAVTLSSSGTPADERSWVYSPLHYSAQVHPASDGESDT; this is encoded by the exons GCTTGGCCCAGAAGAAGATGGCCCCGTCGGAG gCCCCGTCGATGACTGGACAGCTGGGCCCCGGCCACGGGAAGAAGTTGGGTCATCGGGGCGTGGACGCATCTGGCGAAACCACCTACAAGAAG ACCACGTCCTCCACCCTGAAGGGGGCCATCCAGCTGGGCATCGGCTACACCGTGGGCAACCTGAGCTCCAAGCCAGAGCGTGACGTGCTCATGCAGGACTTCTACGTCGTGGAGAGCATCTTCTTCCCCAG TGAAGGCAGCAACCTCACCCCCGCCCACCACTTCCAGGACTTCAGGTTCAAGACCTACGCACCTGTCGCCTTCCGCTACTTCCGGGAACTCTTCGGGATCCGACCGGATGATTACTTG TACTCGCTGTGCAACGAGCCACTGATCGAGCTGTCCAACCCCGGCGCCAGCGGCTCCCTGTTCTACGTCACCAGTGACGACGAGTTCATCATCAAGACGGTGATGCACAAGGAGGCCGAGTTCCTGCAGAAGCTGTTACCCGGCTACTACATG AACCTCAACCAGAACCCGCGGACGCTGCTGCCCAAGTTTTACGGGCTGTACTGCGTGCAGTCGGGCGGCAAGAACATCCGCGTGGTGGTCATGAACAACATCCTGCCGCGCGTTGTCAAGATGCACCTCAAGTTCGACCTCAAGGGCTCCACGTACAAGCGGCGGGCCagcaagaaggagaaggagaagagcatTCCCACCTACAAGGACCTGGACTTCATCCAGGACATGCCCGAGGGGCTCCTGCTGGACGCAGACACCTTCTCCGCCCTTGTCAAGACGCTGCAACGGGACTGCCTG GTGCTGGAGAGCTTCAAGATCATGGACTACAGCCTGCTCCTGGGCGTGCACAACATCGACCAGCAGGAGCGGGAGCGGCAGGCCGAGGGCGCCCAGAGCACCGCGGACGAGAAGCGGCCGCTGGGCCAGAAGGCCCTCTACTCCACGGCCATGGAGTCCATCCAGGGCGGGGCCGCGCGCGGGGAGGCCATCGAGTCGGACGACAC GATGGGCGGGATTCCCGCCGTGAACGGCCGAGGGGAGCGCCTCTTGCTGCATATTGGCATCATTGACATTCTGCAGTCGTACAG GTTCATCAAGAAGCTGGAACACACCTGGAAGGCTCTTGTCCACGACGGG GACACCGTCTCTGTCCACCGGCCCAGCTTCTATGCAGAGCGCTTCTTCAAGTTCATGAGCAACACGGTCTTCCGGAAGAACTCCt CCCTGAAGTCCTCCCCGTCCAAGAAGGGCCGTGGTGCGTCATTGGCTGTCAAGCCCCTGGGGCCCACGGCCGCCTTCTCGGCCAGCCAGATCCCCAGCGAGCGGGAAGATGCCCAGTATGACCTTCGGGGGGCCCGCAGCTACCCCACGCTGGAGGACGAAG GCGCCCACAGCCTCCTCCCCACAGGCCGGCCCGACCTCCTGCCCTGCACGCCGCCATCCTTTGAGGAGGCCACCACCGCCTCCATCGCCACAACCCTGTCTTCCACGTCCCTCTCCATCCCAGAGCGATCTCCCTCGGAGACCTCAGAGCAGCCACGGTACCG GCGGCGCACACAGTCTTCCGGACAGGATGGCCG GTCCCAAGAGGAGACACACGTGGAGGAGGACCTGCAGCAGGTCACGGTGCAGGTGGAGTCCGCGTGCAGCGTGGAGATCGTGGTCCCCAAGGAGGAAGACGCGGG GGTGGAGGCTTCCCCAGCCTGCGCCTCTGCTGCTGCCGAAGCAGAAACGGCCAGCCAGGCCTCGGAGCCCGCCAGCCAGGCCTCGGATGAGGAGGACACGCCCGCCACTGACATCTACTTT TTCACCGATGGGAGGTACTGGATTTACTCTCCCCGGCATCGCCGACTGCGGGCCGTGACGCTGAGCTCCTCAGGGACT CCCGCCGACGAGAGGAGCTGGGTGTACTCCCCGCTGCACTATAGCGCGCAGGTCCACCCAGCCTCCGACGGCGAGAGCGACACA TAA
- the PIP5K1C gene encoding phosphatidylinositol 4-phosphate 5-kinase type-1 gamma isoform X4 codes for MELEVPDEAESAEAGAVTSEASWASESGAAAGLAQKKMAPSEAPSMTGQLGPGHGKKLGHRGVDASGETTYKKTTSSTLKGAIQLGIGYTVGNLSSKPERDVLMQDFYVVESIFFPSEGSNLTPAHHFQDFRFKTYAPVAFRYFRELFGIRPDDYLDADSDLFQSCPLDAGRVGVSDPPAHSLPPQYSLCNEPLIELSNPGASGSLFYVTSDDEFIIKTVMHKEAEFLQKLLPGYYMNLNQNPRTLLPKFYGLYCVQSGGKNIRVVVMNNILPRVVKMHLKFDLKGSTYKRRASKKEKEKSIPTYKDLDFIQDMPEGLLLDADTFSALVKTLQRDCLVLESFKIMDYSLLLGVHNIDQQERERQAEGAQSTADEKRPLGQKALYSTAMESIQGGAARGEAIESDDTMGGIPAVNGRGERLLLHIGIIDILQSYRFIKKLEHTWKALVHDGDTVSVHRPSFYAERFFKFMSNTVFRKNSSLKSSPSKKGRGASLAVKPLGPTAAFSASQIPSEREDAQYDLRGARSYPTLEDEGAHSLLPTGRPDLLPCTPPSFEEATTASIATTLSSTSLSIPERSPSETSEQPRYRRRTQSSGQDGRSQEETHVEEDLQQVTVQVESACSVEIVVPKEEDAGVEASPACASAAAEAETASQASEPASQASDEEDTPATDIYFPADERSWVYSPLHYSAQVHPASDGESDT; via the exons GCTTGGCCCAGAAGAAGATGGCCCCGTCGGAG gCCCCGTCGATGACTGGACAGCTGGGCCCCGGCCACGGGAAGAAGTTGGGTCATCGGGGCGTGGACGCATCTGGCGAAACCACCTACAAGAAG ACCACGTCCTCCACCCTGAAGGGGGCCATCCAGCTGGGCATCGGCTACACCGTGGGCAACCTGAGCTCCAAGCCAGAGCGTGACGTGCTCATGCAGGACTTCTACGTCGTGGAGAGCATCTTCTTCCCCAG TGAAGGCAGCAACCTCACCCCCGCCCACCACTTCCAGGACTTCAGGTTCAAGACCTACGCACCTGTCGCCTTCCGCTACTTCCGGGAACTCTTCGGGATCCGACCGGATGATTACTTG gaTGCTGACAGTGACCTGTTCCAGAGCTGTCCGCTAGACGCTGGGCGTGTGGGTGTCAGCGACCCACCTGCCCACTCACTGCCCCCCCAGTACTCGCTGTGCAACGAGCCACTGATCGAGCTGTCCAACCCCGGCGCCAGCGGCTCCCTGTTCTACGTCACCAGTGACGACGAGTTCATCATCAAGACGGTGATGCACAAGGAGGCCGAGTTCCTGCAGAAGCTGTTACCCGGCTACTACATG AACCTCAACCAGAACCCGCGGACGCTGCTGCCCAAGTTTTACGGGCTGTACTGCGTGCAGTCGGGCGGCAAGAACATCCGCGTGGTGGTCATGAACAACATCCTGCCGCGCGTTGTCAAGATGCACCTCAAGTTCGACCTCAAGGGCTCCACGTACAAGCGGCGGGCCagcaagaaggagaaggagaagagcatTCCCACCTACAAGGACCTGGACTTCATCCAGGACATGCCCGAGGGGCTCCTGCTGGACGCAGACACCTTCTCCGCCCTTGTCAAGACGCTGCAACGGGACTGCCTG GTGCTGGAGAGCTTCAAGATCATGGACTACAGCCTGCTCCTGGGCGTGCACAACATCGACCAGCAGGAGCGGGAGCGGCAGGCCGAGGGCGCCCAGAGCACCGCGGACGAGAAGCGGCCGCTGGGCCAGAAGGCCCTCTACTCCACGGCCATGGAGTCCATCCAGGGCGGGGCCGCGCGCGGGGAGGCCATCGAGTCGGACGACAC GATGGGCGGGATTCCCGCCGTGAACGGCCGAGGGGAGCGCCTCTTGCTGCATATTGGCATCATTGACATTCTGCAGTCGTACAG GTTCATCAAGAAGCTGGAACACACCTGGAAGGCTCTTGTCCACGACGGG GACACCGTCTCTGTCCACCGGCCCAGCTTCTATGCAGAGCGCTTCTTCAAGTTCATGAGCAACACGGTCTTCCGGAAGAACTCCt CCCTGAAGTCCTCCCCGTCCAAGAAGGGCCGTGGTGCGTCATTGGCTGTCAAGCCCCTGGGGCCCACGGCCGCCTTCTCGGCCAGCCAGATCCCCAGCGAGCGGGAAGATGCCCAGTATGACCTTCGGGGGGCCCGCAGCTACCCCACGCTGGAGGACGAAG GCGCCCACAGCCTCCTCCCCACAGGCCGGCCCGACCTCCTGCCCTGCACGCCGCCATCCTTTGAGGAGGCCACCACCGCCTCCATCGCCACAACCCTGTCTTCCACGTCCCTCTCCATCCCAGAGCGATCTCCCTCGGAGACCTCAGAGCAGCCACGGTACCG GCGGCGCACACAGTCTTCCGGACAGGATGGCCG GTCCCAAGAGGAGACACACGTGGAGGAGGACCTGCAGCAGGTCACGGTGCAGGTGGAGTCCGCGTGCAGCGTGGAGATCGTGGTCCCCAAGGAGGAAGACGCGGG GGTGGAGGCTTCCCCAGCCTGCGCCTCTGCTGCTGCCGAAGCAGAAACGGCCAGCCAGGCCTCGGAGCCCGCCAGCCAGGCCTCGGATGAGGAGGACACGCCCGCCACTGACATCTACTTT CCCGCCGACGAGAGGAGCTGGGTGTACTCCCCGCTGCACTATAGCGCGCAGGTCCACCCAGCCTCCGACGGCGAGAGCGACACA TAA
- the PIP5K1C gene encoding phosphatidylinositol 4-phosphate 5-kinase type-1 gamma isoform X2, translating to MELEVPDEAESAEAGAVTSEASWASESGAAAGLAQKKMAPSEAPSMTGQLGPGHGKKLGHRGVDASGETTYKKTTSSTLKGAIQLGIGYTVGNLSSKPERDVLMQDFYVVESIFFPSEGSNLTPAHHFQDFRFKTYAPVAFRYFRELFGIRPDDYLDADSDLFQSCPLDAGRVGVSDPPAHSLPPQYSLCNEPLIELSNPGASGSLFYVTSDDEFIIKTVMHKEAEFLQKLLPGYYMNLNQNPRTLLPKFYGLYCVQSGGKNIRVVVMNNILPRVVKMHLKFDLKGSTYKRRASKKEKEKSIPTYKDLDFIQDMPEGLLLDADTFSALVKTLQRDCLVLESFKIMDYSLLLGVHNIDQQERERQAEGAQSTADEKRPLGQKALYSTAMESIQGGAARGEAIESDDTMGGIPAVNGRGERLLLHIGIIDILQSYRFIKKLEHTWKALVHDGDTVSVHRPSFYAERFFKFMSNTVFRKNSSLKSSPSKKGRGASLAVKPLGPTAAFSASQIPSEREDAQYDLRGARSYPTLEDEGAHSLLPTGRPDLLPCTPPSFEEATTASIATTLSSTSLSIPERSPSETSEQPRRRTQSSGQDGRSQEETHVEEDLQQVTVQVESACSVEIVVPKEEDAGVEASPACASAAAEAETASQASEPASQASDEEDTPATDIYFFTDGRYWIYSPRHRRLRAVTLSSSGTPADERSWVYSPLHYSAQVHPASDGESDT from the exons GCTTGGCCCAGAAGAAGATGGCCCCGTCGGAG gCCCCGTCGATGACTGGACAGCTGGGCCCCGGCCACGGGAAGAAGTTGGGTCATCGGGGCGTGGACGCATCTGGCGAAACCACCTACAAGAAG ACCACGTCCTCCACCCTGAAGGGGGCCATCCAGCTGGGCATCGGCTACACCGTGGGCAACCTGAGCTCCAAGCCAGAGCGTGACGTGCTCATGCAGGACTTCTACGTCGTGGAGAGCATCTTCTTCCCCAG TGAAGGCAGCAACCTCACCCCCGCCCACCACTTCCAGGACTTCAGGTTCAAGACCTACGCACCTGTCGCCTTCCGCTACTTCCGGGAACTCTTCGGGATCCGACCGGATGATTACTTG gaTGCTGACAGTGACCTGTTCCAGAGCTGTCCGCTAGACGCTGGGCGTGTGGGTGTCAGCGACCCACCTGCCCACTCACTGCCCCCCCAGTACTCGCTGTGCAACGAGCCACTGATCGAGCTGTCCAACCCCGGCGCCAGCGGCTCCCTGTTCTACGTCACCAGTGACGACGAGTTCATCATCAAGACGGTGATGCACAAGGAGGCCGAGTTCCTGCAGAAGCTGTTACCCGGCTACTACATG AACCTCAACCAGAACCCGCGGACGCTGCTGCCCAAGTTTTACGGGCTGTACTGCGTGCAGTCGGGCGGCAAGAACATCCGCGTGGTGGTCATGAACAACATCCTGCCGCGCGTTGTCAAGATGCACCTCAAGTTCGACCTCAAGGGCTCCACGTACAAGCGGCGGGCCagcaagaaggagaaggagaagagcatTCCCACCTACAAGGACCTGGACTTCATCCAGGACATGCCCGAGGGGCTCCTGCTGGACGCAGACACCTTCTCCGCCCTTGTCAAGACGCTGCAACGGGACTGCCTG GTGCTGGAGAGCTTCAAGATCATGGACTACAGCCTGCTCCTGGGCGTGCACAACATCGACCAGCAGGAGCGGGAGCGGCAGGCCGAGGGCGCCCAGAGCACCGCGGACGAGAAGCGGCCGCTGGGCCAGAAGGCCCTCTACTCCACGGCCATGGAGTCCATCCAGGGCGGGGCCGCGCGCGGGGAGGCCATCGAGTCGGACGACAC GATGGGCGGGATTCCCGCCGTGAACGGCCGAGGGGAGCGCCTCTTGCTGCATATTGGCATCATTGACATTCTGCAGTCGTACAG GTTCATCAAGAAGCTGGAACACACCTGGAAGGCTCTTGTCCACGACGGG GACACCGTCTCTGTCCACCGGCCCAGCTTCTATGCAGAGCGCTTCTTCAAGTTCATGAGCAACACGGTCTTCCGGAAGAACTCCt CCCTGAAGTCCTCCCCGTCCAAGAAGGGCCGTGGTGCGTCATTGGCTGTCAAGCCCCTGGGGCCCACGGCCGCCTTCTCGGCCAGCCAGATCCCCAGCGAGCGGGAAGATGCCCAGTATGACCTTCGGGGGGCCCGCAGCTACCCCACGCTGGAGGACGAAG GCGCCCACAGCCTCCTCCCCACAGGCCGGCCCGACCTCCTGCCCTGCACGCCGCCATCCTTTGAGGAGGCCACCACCGCCTCCATCGCCACAACCCTGTCTTCCACGTCCCTCTCCATCCCAGAGCGATCTCCCTCGGAGACCTCAGAGCAGCCACG GCGGCGCACACAGTCTTCCGGACAGGATGGCCG GTCCCAAGAGGAGACACACGTGGAGGAGGACCTGCAGCAGGTCACGGTGCAGGTGGAGTCCGCGTGCAGCGTGGAGATCGTGGTCCCCAAGGAGGAAGACGCGGG GGTGGAGGCTTCCCCAGCCTGCGCCTCTGCTGCTGCCGAAGCAGAAACGGCCAGCCAGGCCTCGGAGCCCGCCAGCCAGGCCTCGGATGAGGAGGACACGCCCGCCACTGACATCTACTTT TTCACCGATGGGAGGTACTGGATTTACTCTCCCCGGCATCGCCGACTGCGGGCCGTGACGCTGAGCTCCTCAGGGACT CCCGCCGACGAGAGGAGCTGGGTGTACTCCCCGCTGCACTATAGCGCGCAGGTCCACCCAGCCTCCGACGGCGAGAGCGACACA TAA